One Cohnella candidum genomic region harbors:
- a CDS encoding HD-GYP domain-containing protein, with protein sequence MRVHFRDVQPGDRLTQDTFTDYGLLVLSKGAVLDDHALSRLHQHQIDYVEIERRAFGGSAVEENALPIQANFRPLYQDAVTGIESIFGKALEEGKVHEEDLKESFQPLVENFKTERDVVSLLLMLNSQDDYTYQHSVQVGMLSYYIARWMGWDEQESVRVGKAGFLHDIGKCRIPDAILNKPGKLNDEEYKEIQNHSRYGYEILESSFDDHVLSLAALQHHERMNGTGYPNRIPGEQIHPVSRIVAVADTYSAMISSRVYQKKRDLLVVLKELHRVSFSELDPEITYTFIRHMIPNFIGKKVELTGGLTGTIIMNHPTDFFHPLIQSDSGFIDLSTDVRYEITQVYV encoded by the coding sequence ATGAGAGTCCATTTCCGGGACGTCCAGCCGGGTGACCGACTGACGCAAGATACCTTTACCGATTACGGATTGCTTGTGCTTTCCAAGGGCGCGGTTTTGGACGACCATGCCTTATCCCGCCTGCACCAACATCAAATCGACTACGTGGAAATTGAAAGAAGGGCCTTCGGTGGAAGCGCTGTCGAAGAGAACGCTCTCCCCATTCAGGCCAATTTCCGCCCCCTGTACCAGGACGCCGTCACCGGCATCGAGAGCATTTTCGGCAAGGCCCTGGAGGAAGGCAAAGTTCACGAGGAGGATCTGAAGGAAAGCTTTCAGCCTCTGGTGGAGAATTTCAAAACGGAACGCGACGTCGTATCGCTGCTCCTCATGCTGAACAGCCAGGATGATTACACTTATCAGCACTCGGTGCAGGTCGGCATGTTGAGTTACTATATCGCCCGTTGGATGGGGTGGGACGAGCAAGAATCCGTCCGAGTCGGCAAGGCCGGCTTTCTCCACGACATCGGCAAATGCCGGATCCCCGACGCGATCCTGAATAAGCCCGGCAAGCTGAACGACGAGGAATACAAGGAAATTCAAAACCATTCCCGATACGGGTATGAAATATTGGAAAGCTCCTTCGATGACCACGTGTTGTCGCTGGCGGCCTTGCAGCATCACGAGAGAATGAACGGCACGGGGTATCCGAACCGCATTCCCGGCGAGCAGATCCATCCGGTCTCGAGGATCGTAGCCGTCGCGGACACCTACAGCGCCATGATTTCATCCCGCGTTTATCAGAAGAAGAGAGACCTGCTGGTCGTGCTCAAGGAACTGCATAGAGTCAGCTTCTCCGAGCTGGATCCGGAAATCACCTATACGTTCATCCGCCACATGATCCCGAATTTCATCGGCAAAAAAGTGGAACTGACGGGCGGCCTGACCGGCACGATCATCATGAACCATCCGACGGATTTCTTCCATCCTCTCATTCAATCCGACAGCGGCTTCATCGACCTCTCCACCGATGTCCGTTACGAGATCACGCAAGTCTATGTATAA
- a CDS encoding C40 family peptidase, with product MKRVRNGVASIALRKGWTLALAAGLLSGCVTNPGDTQNLRQHGGTNPVIIKSKAASDATRAANIRTVRIRSVYHTDYVALSEAALAAGYHGAWMNDGKTYGIGDNDVIWKFRDGESRFTKAGKTYPMSAPSVREKGRLLVPASVLKQMFGHESALSAGSQEITFLPRRTDRETGADGTSLPFTDKLRIKQTLDTDPSAALIDYAKQYLGTPYEFGAPAHLADGMADCSSFVQHVFDHFGVSLPRDSRQQSQQGVPVSRDELLPGDLLFFNVPGRFKSQDTVGHVGIFMGDGQMIHASPANGIGVQISDINKPYYLRTFLYAKRVLP from the coding sequence TTGAAACGCGTTCGGAATGGAGTCGCGTCCATCGCTTTACGGAAAGGATGGACGCTGGCATTGGCCGCCGGCTTGCTGTCCGGCTGCGTCACGAACCCGGGAGATACCCAAAACTTGCGGCAGCATGGAGGAACGAATCCGGTCATCATCAAATCGAAGGCGGCTTCCGATGCCACTCGTGCGGCGAACATCCGGACGGTGCGTATCCGTTCGGTATACCACACCGACTACGTCGCGTTATCGGAAGCGGCCTTAGCCGCCGGCTACCATGGAGCCTGGATGAATGACGGAAAAACTTACGGGATCGGCGACAACGACGTGATCTGGAAATTCCGCGACGGAGAAAGCCGGTTCACCAAGGCCGGCAAAACGTACCCCATGTCGGCTCCTTCCGTCCGGGAGAAAGGCCGCCTGCTGGTGCCGGCCTCTGTCTTGAAGCAAATGTTCGGCCATGAATCCGCGCTGTCGGCAGGCAGCCAGGAAATCACGTTTTTGCCGAGGCGGACGGACAGGGAGACGGGGGCAGACGGAACATCGCTTCCTTTTACCGACAAGCTGAGAATCAAGCAAACGCTGGACACCGACCCATCCGCCGCGTTAATCGACTACGCCAAGCAGTACTTGGGAACGCCCTACGAGTTCGGCGCCCCCGCCCATCTGGCGGACGGAATGGCGGATTGCTCGTCCTTCGTACAGCATGTGTTCGACCATTTCGGCGTCAGCCTGCCGAGGGACTCCCGTCAGCAATCCCAGCAAGGCGTTCCGGTTTCCAGGGATGAGCTCCTGCCGGGGGATCTACTGTTTTTCAACGTGCCGGGACGATTCAAAAGCCAGGATACGGTCGGGCATGTCGGCATCTTCATGGGCGACGGTCAAATGATCCATGCCAGTCCTGCGAACGGCATCGGCGTCCAGATTTCGGATATCAACAAACCGTATTATCTCCGCACGTTCCTGTATGCCAAACGGGTACTGCCTTAA
- the sufB gene encoding Fe-S cluster assembly protein SufB: MAKQIEFEEYKYGFRDEHKAIFQSGKGLTEEIVRTISEMKGEPEWMLQFRLKSLEQFKKTAMPRWGGNMDDLDFEDIQYYVKPSEKQGKTWEEVPEEIKATFDKLGIPEAEQKFLAGVSAQYESEVVYHSMQEDLEKQGVIFMDTDTALREHPEIFKEHFGTVVPYTDNKFAALNSAVWSGGSFIYVPKGVKCEIPLQAYFRINSENMGQFERTLIIADEGSMVHYVEGCTAPIYSTNSLHSAVVEIIVKKDARVRYTTIQNWAPNIYNLVTKRAVAEENATMEWVDGNIGSKLTMKYPAVVLKGRGAKGMVLSIAVAGKGQHQDAGAKMLHLAPDTTSTIVSKSISKHGGKVTYRGLASFGRQAEGAKANIKCDTLILDNQSTSDTIPYNEILNDNITLEHEATVSKVSEDQLFYLMSRGMSEAEATQMIVMGFIEPFTKELPMEYAVEMNRLIKLEMEGSIG; this comes from the coding sequence ATGGCGAAGCAAATCGAATTCGAAGAGTACAAATACGGTTTCCGCGACGAACATAAAGCGATTTTCCAGTCCGGCAAAGGACTGACGGAGGAGATCGTCCGCACGATTTCCGAAATGAAAGGCGAGCCGGAATGGATGCTCCAGTTCCGCTTGAAATCGCTCGAGCAGTTCAAGAAGACGGCGATGCCCCGTTGGGGCGGCAACATGGACGATCTGGACTTCGAGGACATCCAGTACTACGTCAAGCCTTCCGAGAAGCAAGGCAAGACTTGGGAAGAAGTCCCGGAAGAGATCAAAGCGACGTTTGACAAGCTCGGCATTCCGGAAGCGGAGCAGAAGTTCCTTGCCGGCGTCTCGGCACAGTACGAGTCCGAGGTCGTCTACCACAGCATGCAGGAGGATCTCGAGAAGCAGGGCGTTATCTTCATGGATACCGACACCGCGCTGCGCGAGCATCCGGAAATTTTTAAGGAACATTTCGGCACGGTCGTGCCTTACACGGACAACAAGTTCGCGGCGCTGAACAGCGCTGTATGGTCCGGCGGCAGCTTCATTTACGTCCCGAAAGGCGTCAAATGCGAAATTCCGCTGCAGGCTTACTTCCGGATCAACTCCGAAAACATGGGCCAATTCGAGCGTACGCTCATCATCGCCGACGAAGGCAGCATGGTGCACTACGTCGAGGGCTGTACGGCTCCGATCTACAGCACGAACTCGCTGCATAGCGCCGTCGTCGAAATCATCGTGAAGAAGGACGCTCGCGTCCGCTACACGACGATCCAGAACTGGGCGCCGAACATCTATAATCTCGTTACGAAACGCGCGGTAGCCGAAGAAAACGCCACGATGGAGTGGGTCGACGGCAACATCGGCTCCAAGCTGACGATGAAGTACCCTGCGGTCGTGCTGAAAGGCCGCGGCGCCAAAGGCATGGTTCTGTCCATCGCCGTCGCCGGCAAAGGCCAGCATCAAGATGCTGGCGCTAAAATGCTGCACCTGGCGCCGGACACGACCTCGACGATCGTCTCGAAGTCGATCTCCAAACACGGCGGCAAAGTCACCTATCGCGGCCTTGCTTCCTTCGGTCGCCAGGCGGAAGGCGCAAAAGCCAACATCAAGTGCGATACGCTCATTCTCGACAACCAGTCGACGAGCGACACGATTCCTTATAATGAAATCCTGAACGACAACATCACGCTGGAGCACGAAGCGACCGTATCCAAAGTGTCCGAGGACCAGCTCTTCTACCTGATGAGCCGCGGCATGTCGGAAGCGGAAGCGACGCAGATGATCGTTATGGGCTTCATCGAGCCGTTCACGAAGGAACTGCCGATGGAATACGCGGTCGAAATGAACCGTCTCATCAAGCTCGAGATGGAAGGCAGTATCGGTTAA
- the sufU gene encoding Fe-S cluster assembly sulfur transfer protein SufU: MSHLDDLYRRVIMDHYKTPRNRGTMDDGSVTVNLNNPTCGDRISLQLQIEDGIVKNAKFSGEGCSISMSSASMMTDAVKGKTTEEALSMAEKFSSLMKGEDVNFDEYEDIEALSGVNKFPARIKCATLAWNALRKGVENGQGQHEGIEQ, translated from the coding sequence ATGAGTCATCTCGACGATCTGTACCGCCGCGTCATTATGGATCATTATAAAACTCCCCGCAACCGCGGCACGATGGATGACGGTTCCGTGACCGTGAACTTGAACAATCCGACCTGCGGAGACCGGATCAGCCTGCAATTGCAGATCGAGGACGGCATCGTCAAGAACGCCAAGTTCAGCGGCGAAGGCTGCTCGATCAGCATGTCCTCGGCCTCGATGATGACGGACGCGGTCAAAGGCAAAACGACGGAAGAAGCGCTCTCGATGGCGGAGAAGTTCTCGTCCCTCATGAAGGGCGAGGACGTGAACTTCGATGAGTACGAAGATATAGAAGCCCTGTCCGGCGTGAACAAGTTCCCGGCGCGCATCAAATGCGCGACGCTCGCTTGGAACGCGCTCCGCAAAGGCGTGGAAAACGGGCAAGGCCAGCACGAAGGCATCGAACAATAA
- a CDS encoding cysteine desulfurase produces MDPIALKAEFPILHQEINGHPLVYLDNAATTQKPRVVLDAIRKYYEWDNANVHRGVHTLGSRATDAYEGAREKVARFLNAASTREIIFTRGTTTALNMVASGYARSVLREGDEIVITPMEHHSNLIPWQQAAKATGSTLKYIPLQPDGTVSLEDVEKTVTEQTKIVSITYVSNVLGTVNPIAEIAKIAHRKGAVLVVDGAQSTPHLKVDVRALDVDFYAFSGHKMCGPTGIGALYGKSQLLERMEPVEYGGEMIDFVELYDSTWKDLPWKFEGGTPIIAGAVGLGAAIDFLEQIGLQQIDAHEKKLTRYAMERLSAIDDLKIYGPREERAGLVTFNLGDVHPHDVATVLDTYGIAVRAGHHCCQPLMRWLEVSATARASFYLYNTEQDVDRLVDALVKTKEFFG; encoded by the coding sequence ATGGACCCGATCGCGCTGAAAGCCGAATTTCCGATTCTCCATCAAGAGATTAACGGGCATCCGCTCGTTTATTTGGATAACGCCGCCACGACGCAAAAACCGAGAGTCGTGCTCGACGCGATCCGCAAATACTACGAATGGGACAACGCCAACGTCCACCGCGGCGTCCACACGCTCGGTTCCCGGGCGACGGACGCCTACGAAGGCGCAAGGGAAAAGGTCGCGCGGTTCCTGAATGCGGCCAGCACGCGGGAGATCATTTTCACCCGCGGTACGACGACCGCTCTCAACATGGTCGCTTCCGGCTATGCCCGGTCGGTGCTTCGCGAAGGTGACGAGATCGTCATCACCCCGATGGAGCACCACAGCAACCTGATTCCGTGGCAGCAGGCCGCGAAAGCGACCGGCTCGACCTTGAAGTACATTCCATTGCAACCGGACGGCACGGTCTCGTTGGAAGACGTCGAGAAGACGGTGACCGAGCAGACGAAAATCGTTTCGATCACCTACGTTTCCAACGTGCTCGGAACGGTCAACCCCATTGCCGAAATCGCGAAAATCGCGCACCGCAAAGGTGCCGTACTCGTCGTCGACGGCGCTCAGAGCACGCCCCACCTCAAAGTGGACGTCAGGGCGCTGGACGTGGATTTCTACGCGTTTTCCGGACACAAAATGTGCGGGCCGACGGGCATCGGCGCTTTGTACGGCAAGTCGCAGCTGCTGGAGCGCATGGAACCGGTGGAATACGGCGGTGAGATGATCGATTTCGTCGAACTGTACGACTCCACCTGGAAGGACTTGCCTTGGAAATTCGAAGGCGGCACGCCGATCATCGCCGGAGCGGTCGGTCTCGGAGCCGCGATCGATTTCCTCGAGCAGATCGGCCTTCAGCAAATCGACGCGCACGAGAAGAAGCTGACCCGATACGCGATGGAACGCCTGTCCGCGATCGACGATCTGAAAATATACGGGCCGCGCGAGGAACGCGCCGGATTGGTCACTTTCAATCTCGGCGACGTTCATCCCCACGACGTGGCGACGGTGCTCGATACGTACGGCATTGCCGTACGCGCCGGACACCACTGCTGCCAGCCCCTGATGCGGTGGCTCGAAGTCAGCGCTACGGCCAGGGCGAGCTTTTATCTATATAACACGGAGCAGGATGTCGACCGTCTCGTGGACGCGCTGGTCAAAACAAAGGAGTTTTTCGGATGA